In Gordonia phthalatica, one genomic interval encodes:
- a CDS encoding sensor histidine kinase translates to MITRVRSSLKLRVLLGIVLVVAMTAGGVGAALAITARSWAYQDAQDQALDTFEQEMAAARGMGAPSGGTTPDATTRYAQYPVDAIIVVDGRVVRDPVGAASAIPTDIRDAVERTTALYRFSRISDGRVAIGYQPQQGDGESVFVVRSLGEVSARIAHLTRLVVVAVAIAAAIGLLAGLLVMRSVLQPLRRVTRTAGAVAGGDRAVRMPDTDIRELHDLTVTFNDMLDKHDRSLAVLREQEQRAQRFASDVSHELRSPLAALVPAAEVLEEELADDAGVRGRAARLVGTEVTSLSALVDDLLEMARRDAGTAEIHVEEIDVAEVLAAALRQRGWERVPLTMGDVTTFPTDRRRLVAVVTNLVGNALRHGGEPVSVDVARSSDALSVTVTDHGDGVTPDHLPHIFERMYKASDARTRTGGAGIGLAIARENARLLGGDVVYVRDGEVTRFVATFATDTA, encoded by the coding sequence GTGATCACCCGCGTCCGCTCCAGCCTGAAGCTGCGAGTCCTGCTCGGCATCGTCCTCGTCGTCGCGATGACTGCGGGCGGTGTCGGTGCAGCGTTGGCGATCACCGCGCGGTCGTGGGCGTACCAGGACGCGCAGGACCAGGCGCTCGACACCTTCGAGCAGGAGATGGCTGCGGCGCGCGGGATGGGAGCCCCGTCCGGCGGCACGACGCCCGATGCCACGACACGGTACGCGCAGTATCCGGTCGACGCGATCATCGTCGTCGACGGCCGCGTGGTCCGCGATCCGGTCGGTGCGGCCTCCGCCATCCCGACCGACATCCGCGACGCCGTCGAACGCACCACCGCCCTGTACCGCTTCTCCCGGATCTCGGACGGTCGCGTCGCCATCGGTTATCAACCGCAGCAGGGCGACGGCGAGTCGGTGTTCGTCGTCCGATCCCTCGGCGAGGTCTCCGCGCGCATCGCGCACCTCACCCGGCTGGTCGTCGTTGCGGTGGCGATCGCCGCCGCCATCGGTCTTCTCGCGGGTCTGCTCGTCATGCGATCGGTTCTGCAGCCGTTGCGCCGCGTGACGCGGACGGCGGGCGCGGTCGCCGGCGGCGACCGCGCGGTCCGCATGCCCGACACCGACATCCGCGAACTGCACGACCTCACCGTCACCTTCAACGACATGCTGGACAAGCACGACCGCTCCCTCGCAGTGCTGCGCGAACAGGAGCAGCGGGCGCAGCGCTTCGCGTCCGACGTCTCTCACGAACTCCGTTCCCCGCTGGCCGCGCTGGTGCCCGCCGCCGAAGTCCTCGAAGAGGAGTTGGCCGACGACGCCGGGGTCCGCGGCCGGGCCGCCAGATTGGTCGGCACGGAGGTCACGTCCTTGTCCGCGCTGGTCGACGATCTGCTCGAGATGGCGCGCCGCGATGCGGGGACCGCGGAGATCCACGTCGAGGAGATCGACGTCGCGGAGGTGCTGGCGGCCGCGCTCCGTCAGCGCGGCTGGGAGCGAGTTCCGCTCACCATGGGCGACGTCACGACGTTCCCTACCGACCGACGACGGCTGGTCGCCGTCGTGACGAACCTCGTCGGCAACGCGCTGCGGCACGGCGGCGAACCGGTGAGCGTGGACGTCGCCCGCTCATCCGATGCGCTCTCGGTGACCGTGACCGACCACGGAGACGGCGTCACGCCCGACCATCTCCCGCACATCTTCGAGCGCATGTACAAGGCGTCGGACGCACGCACTCGGACGGGAGGTGCGGGAATCGGACTGGCGATCGCTCGGGAGAATGCTCGTCTGCTCGGCGGCGACGTCGTCTACGTGCGAGACGGCGAGGTCACCCGTTTCGTGGCGACGTTTGCGACCGACACCGCTTAG
- a CDS encoding response regulator transcription factor, producing MNLLLIEDDPSIVAALELSLTRLGYAVTTADRDPGADLPTLVHAADAVVLDIGLPGEDGFGLCRRIRTFSAVPILMLTARGDDIDMVAGLESGADDYVLKPVSPRVLDARIKANVRRVETTVEPAASSTETLGDLVLDRDAADVLRDGVSLGLSPTEKRLVFAFADHRGQVLSRDQLLRLAWDQDFLGDSRLVDNAIQRLRSKVDSTDGPSHIETVRGFGYRFVP from the coding sequence GTGAACCTCCTTCTGATCGAAGACGATCCGAGCATCGTCGCCGCGCTCGAGCTGTCGCTCACCCGACTCGGCTACGCCGTGACGACCGCCGACCGCGATCCCGGGGCCGATCTGCCGACGCTGGTTCACGCCGCGGACGCCGTGGTCCTGGACATCGGCCTGCCCGGTGAGGACGGCTTCGGACTGTGCCGCCGCATCCGGACGTTCAGTGCGGTGCCGATCCTGATGCTGACCGCGCGGGGCGACGACATCGACATGGTCGCCGGTCTGGAGTCCGGTGCCGACGATTACGTGTTGAAGCCCGTCAGCCCCCGAGTTCTGGACGCGCGGATCAAAGCGAACGTGCGCAGGGTCGAGACGACCGTCGAACCCGCCGCATCGTCGACGGAGACTCTCGGCGATCTGGTCCTCGACCGCGACGCCGCCGACGTCCTCCGCGACGGTGTCTCGCTCGGGCTGAGCCCCACCGAGAAGCGGCTGGTCTTCGCCTTCGCCGATCACCGCGGTCAGGTTCTGAGCCGCGATCAACTCCTGCGCCTCGCCTGGGATCAGGACTTCCTCGGCGACTCCCGCCTGGTCGACAACGCGATCCAACGGCTGCGGTCCAAAGTCGACTCGACCGACGGTCCCAGCCACATCGAGACGGTTCGCGGCTTCGGCTATCGGTTCGTGCCGTGA
- a CDS encoding phosphatase PAP2 family protein, with amino-acid sequence MTTRIAPLIVGAAALAAMAVVYQVLVVSYSGQVVDHDAMLTLGALTGHDVPTFGTLGRLQIPILFAAAAVIAAVCLGRRSVRLFANACLVVLGTTVAAVILQAGLDRPTLGIGQLNSFPSKTVAAFTAVAIAICAVVPRRVLPAVAPIVLTVVAAVSAGVVSLLWHRPSDVIGGVLLAVAVAALAEYAVPVWTRAHRRVGPAGVPDWRQPLRG; translated from the coding sequence ATGACCACACGAATCGCTCCCCTCATCGTCGGCGCTGCCGCGCTCGCCGCGATGGCCGTCGTCTATCAAGTGCTCGTCGTCTCGTATTCGGGACAGGTGGTGGACCACGACGCGATGCTCACCCTCGGCGCGCTGACCGGGCACGACGTGCCGACGTTCGGCACCCTCGGCCGCCTGCAGATACCGATCCTGTTCGCCGCGGCGGCGGTGATCGCGGCCGTCTGCCTCGGTCGACGATCCGTCCGACTGTTCGCCAACGCCTGCCTGGTCGTGCTCGGCACCACCGTCGCCGCTGTGATCCTGCAGGCCGGCCTCGACCGCCCGACCCTCGGCATCGGGCAGCTCAACTCGTTCCCGTCGAAGACGGTCGCCGCGTTCACCGCCGTGGCCATCGCGATCTGCGCGGTGGTGCCGCGTCGGGTGCTCCCCGCCGTCGCTCCGATCGTCCTGACCGTCGTCGCCGCGGTGTCGGCGGGTGTCGTGAGCCTGCTCTGGCATCGGCCGTCCGACGTCATCGGCGGAGTCCTGCTGGCCGTCGCCGTCGCCGCGCTCGCCGAATACGCGGTGCCGGTCTGGACCCGCGCGCATCGCCGGGTCGGGCCGGCCGGTGTGCCAGACTGGCGGCAGCCACTGCGAGGGTGA
- a CDS encoding YciI family protein has product MAKYLMLKHYRGAPAARNDVPMSEWTPDEVTAHMQYMNDFAHRLVETGEFVASQALAPEGAWVQYGGEGKPPVTDGPFAETKDLIAGWMIIDVDTYDRAVELAGELSAAPGAGGRPLHEWLELRRFYDDVPGSDA; this is encoded by the coding sequence ATGGCCAAGTACCTGATGCTGAAGCACTACCGCGGCGCGCCGGCCGCCCGCAACGACGTCCCGATGTCGGAGTGGACGCCGGACGAGGTGACCGCGCACATGCAGTACATGAACGACTTCGCGCATCGCCTCGTCGAGACCGGAGAGTTCGTCGCCTCGCAGGCACTCGCCCCGGAAGGTGCGTGGGTGCAATACGGCGGGGAGGGGAAGCCGCCGGTCACCGACGGTCCGTTCGCCGAGACCAAGGATCTGATCGCCGGGTGGATGATCATCGACGTCGACACCTACGACCGCGCCGTGGAGCTGGCCGGGGAACTCTCCGCGGCACCCGGTGCCGGCGGTCGTCCGCTGCACGAGTGGCTCGAGCTGCGTCGTTTCTACGACGACGTCCCCGGCTCCGACGCCTGA
- a CDS encoding RNA polymerase sigma factor, with protein sequence MDSDLIRTLGPQVLTILLGRGADFAAAEDAVQEALVEAFVGWPDRPPRDPKAWLVTVAWRKFLDATRSEAARRRREETTAAEPVAGDVVDADESLTLYFLCAHPSLSPSSAVALTLRAVGGLTTRQIADAYLVPEATMAQRISRAKKTVSGERLTVPGDVATVLRTLYLVFNEGYSGDVDLAAEAIRLTRGLSEAVDHPEVAGLLALMLLHHARRPARTGPDGDLVPLAEQDRARWDTALIAEGVRVLQNALARDRLGEYQAQAAIAALHADAQTVEETDWVQIVEWYDELVALADTPVVRLNRAVAVGEADGPRAGLAALSDLDPSLPRYAAVEAHLRERDDDLAAAARLYVEAADRARDVAERNHLIKQAARIRERIQSRAWPPRD encoded by the coding sequence GTGGACTCCGACCTCATCCGCACGCTGGGACCGCAGGTCCTGACGATCCTCCTCGGTCGCGGTGCCGACTTCGCCGCGGCCGAGGACGCCGTCCAGGAGGCCCTGGTCGAGGCGTTCGTCGGCTGGCCGGATCGTCCGCCGCGCGACCCGAAGGCCTGGTTGGTCACGGTCGCGTGGCGGAAGTTTCTGGATGCGACGCGGTCGGAGGCGGCGCGCCGTCGTCGTGAGGAGACCACGGCGGCCGAGCCCGTGGCGGGCGACGTCGTCGACGCCGACGAGTCGCTGACGCTGTACTTCCTGTGCGCACATCCGTCGCTGAGCCCGTCGTCGGCCGTCGCCTTGACCCTGCGCGCCGTCGGCGGTCTCACCACCCGGCAGATCGCGGACGCCTACCTGGTGCCGGAGGCGACCATGGCGCAGCGGATCAGCCGCGCCAAGAAGACGGTGTCGGGGGAGCGGCTCACCGTTCCCGGCGATGTCGCGACCGTCCTGCGGACCCTGTACCTCGTGTTCAACGAGGGCTACTCCGGCGACGTCGACCTCGCGGCGGAGGCCATCCGGTTGACGCGCGGACTGTCGGAGGCGGTCGATCATCCGGAGGTCGCGGGCCTGCTGGCGTTGATGCTGCTGCACCACGCGCGTCGCCCGGCGCGCACCGGTCCGGACGGCGATCTGGTCCCCCTCGCCGAGCAGGACCGCGCCCGATGGGACACCGCGTTGATCGCCGAGGGTGTCCGCGTGTTGCAGAACGCGTTGGCTCGCGATCGGCTCGGCGAGTACCAGGCGCAGGCGGCGATCGCGGCGCTGCACGCGGACGCGCAGACCGTCGAGGAGACCGACTGGGTGCAGATCGTCGAGTGGTACGACGAACTCGTCGCGCTGGCCGACACCCCGGTCGTCCGGCTGAACCGGGCGGTCGCGGTCGGGGAGGCCGATGGTCCGCGGGCGGGTCTCGCGGCGCTGTCGGACCTCGATCCGTCGCTGCCGCGGTACGCCGCGGTCGAGGCGCATCTCCGAGAACGCGACGATGATCTGGCGGCGGCCGCGCGGCTGTATGTCGAGGCCGCCGACCGTGCACGCGACGTCGCCGAGCGGAACCACCTGATCAAGCAGGCGGCGCGGATTCGCGAACGGATACAGTCGCGGGCATGGCCTCCCCGCGACTGA
- a CDS encoding pentapeptide repeat-containing protein translates to MASPRLTRKPKIDSLALSGLDDLDAEVMAAYETVEFGRFDDVELVSRDLSGITLTDCELTGVTVEDVEWNGSRIFDTVLTSVTAPRMSLPRSSVRNVRINGSRIGAFDLFEGKVRSLVIEGSKLGLVNLRGSDVRDILFRDCVIDELDLSEATVARMAFENCTLTSLEVHQAKLSDVDLRGLSVETMRHLDGLRGVTIDNEQSLRFAAHFAAHLGVRIE, encoded by the coding sequence ATGGCCTCCCCGCGACTGACCCGCAAACCGAAGATCGACTCCCTCGCGCTGAGCGGCCTCGACGACCTCGACGCCGAGGTGATGGCCGCCTACGAGACGGTCGAGTTCGGTCGCTTCGACGATGTGGAACTGGTGTCGCGCGACCTGTCCGGCATCACGCTGACCGACTGCGAACTGACCGGCGTCACCGTCGAGGACGTCGAATGGAACGGCAGCCGCATCTTCGACACGGTGCTCACGTCGGTCACCGCTCCGCGGATGTCATTGCCGCGCAGTTCGGTTCGGAACGTCCGCATCAACGGCAGCCGCATCGGCGCCTTCGACCTCTTCGAGGGCAAGGTGCGGTCACTGGTGATCGAGGGCTCCAAGCTCGGACTGGTGAACCTGCGCGGCAGCGATGTGCGCGACATCCTGTTCCGCGACTGCGTCATCGACGAGTTGGATCTCAGTGAGGCCACTGTCGCCCGCATGGCGTTCGAGAACTGCACCCTCACGAGCCTGGAGGTGCATCAGGCCAAGCTCAGCGACGTCGATCTCCGTGGCCTCTCCGTCGAGACCATGCGCCACCTCGACGGGCTGCGCGGCGTCACCATCGACAACGAGCAGTCGCTCCGGTTCGCCGCTCACTTCGCGGCGCATCTGGGCGTGCGGATCGAGTAG
- a CDS encoding VOC family protein, whose translation MSIVPLGISHVRLTVTDIERSRAFYDAVFGLPVFAEVPADADEATREKLAFLFGGVLYHVGNNLLGLRPVAPGTDRFDENRVGLDHISLSVADKAAIDDAAAALDAQGIAHEPVKDIGEAWILEFRDPDNIALELFAVKG comes from the coding sequence ATGTCCATTGTCCCACTTGGTATCTCCCACGTTCGTCTCACCGTCACCGACATCGAACGGTCGCGCGCCTTCTACGACGCCGTGTTCGGCCTGCCGGTCTTCGCCGAGGTCCCCGCCGACGCCGACGAGGCGACCAGGGAGAAGCTGGCCTTCCTCTTCGGCGGAGTGCTCTACCACGTGGGGAACAACCTGCTCGGACTGCGACCGGTCGCACCCGGCACCGACAGGTTCGACGAGAACCGCGTCGGCCTCGACCACATCTCCCTGTCCGTCGCGGACAAGGCCGCGATCGACGATGCGGCCGCAGCCCTCGACGCTCAGGGCATCGCGCACGAGCCGGTCAAGGACATCGGCGAGGCCTGGATCCTGGAGTTCCGCGACCCCGACAACATCGCGCTGGAACTGTTCGCGGTGAAGGGCTGA
- a CDS encoding nitroreductase family deazaflavin-dependent oxidoreductase, translating into MAEKQTPFFISKIAKYLLKPMSQSNSWLYRRTGGRVMGSLGGRDLCLLTTIGRKSGQERTQALLYVADGDDVLLVAAQGGLPKNPMWLLNLRADPHVRIQRGPTTMPMIAHEVDDAERAELWPRLVKHYSGWGQYQSWTDRVIPVVRCTPA; encoded by the coding sequence ATGGCTGAGAAACAGACCCCGTTCTTCATTTCGAAGATCGCGAAGTATCTGCTCAAACCGATGTCGCAGTCGAACTCGTGGCTCTATCGCCGCACCGGCGGGCGGGTGATGGGCAGCCTCGGCGGTCGCGATCTCTGCCTTCTGACGACCATCGGCCGGAAGTCCGGGCAGGAGCGCACGCAGGCGCTGCTCTACGTCGCCGACGGTGACGACGTCCTGCTCGTCGCCGCGCAGGGCGGGCTCCCGAAGAACCCGATGTGGCTGCTGAATCTGCGCGCCGATCCGCACGTTCGGATCCAGCGCGGCCCCACCACGATGCCGATGATCGCGCACGAGGTCGACGATGCGGAGCGCGCCGAGCTGTGGCCGCGGCTGGTGAAGCACTACTCCGGGTGGGGGCAGTACCAGTCGTGGACCGACCGGGTGATTCCCGTGGTGCGGTGCACTCCTGCCTGA
- a CDS encoding DUF7059 domain-containing protein, whose translation MIRYPLDAPEIVDALGRGLRAAGYSSEGIDGLLGPEAGQALVGGVWWPALRQTRRADDDEAALATLIRLFLLGSTEPAADVDAALPDVGVAALLDQQVIEEADGGVRAILDIRPHGSDAADYLVVADQDASMRPGPVRHDHVLGIGGASMSLAQAVIRTPFARALDLGTGCGVQALHMSSHCDQIVATDTNARALALAAATARLNGLDWDLRDGSLFDPVGDETFDLIVSNPPFVVGTGAQDYIYRDSGMVGDGISRALIEQIGDHLNPGGVAQILANWVVRDVDAWDERVREWVEATGLDAWVVQRELADPISYVSLWVSDAGESVVDAAERGARWLDWFEEEDIVAIGMGSITFRKPAEPRQPDVVIEEITAAGQEVTGFEAQAFWARRDFLRDNSDADLLASRLSTSPVFLETQSLPGDDGWQQVSASVTRPGGPGAVLAVDEVLTALFAGCRGEVPLAALISLIADFHGVEADALAQVAMPAIREAIGRGILYRAD comes from the coding sequence GTGATTCGCTACCCTCTGGACGCTCCGGAAATCGTCGATGCGCTGGGCCGAGGTCTTCGCGCGGCGGGCTATTCGTCGGAAGGCATCGACGGACTGCTCGGCCCCGAGGCCGGACAGGCGCTGGTCGGGGGAGTGTGGTGGCCCGCGCTGCGGCAGACGCGGCGCGCGGACGACGACGAGGCCGCGCTCGCGACCCTCATCCGACTGTTCCTGCTCGGCTCCACCGAACCGGCCGCCGACGTCGACGCAGCGCTCCCGGACGTGGGCGTCGCCGCACTGCTCGACCAGCAGGTGATCGAGGAGGCCGACGGCGGTGTGCGCGCAATCCTCGACATCCGACCGCACGGCAGCGATGCGGCCGACTACCTGGTCGTCGCCGACCAGGACGCGTCGATGCGGCCGGGACCGGTCCGGCACGACCACGTGCTGGGCATCGGCGGCGCGTCGATGTCGCTGGCCCAGGCCGTGATCCGCACGCCGTTCGCGCGGGCACTGGATCTCGGAACCGGCTGCGGCGTGCAGGCGTTGCACATGTCGTCGCACTGCGACCAGATCGTCGCGACCGACACCAACGCCAGGGCGCTCGCGCTCGCCGCGGCCACCGCGCGACTCAACGGCCTCGACTGGGATCTCCGCGACGGCAGTCTCTTCGACCCGGTGGGCGACGAGACGTTCGACCTGATCGTCTCCAACCCGCCGTTCGTCGTCGGCACCGGCGCACAGGATTACATCTACCGGGACTCCGGCATGGTCGGCGACGGCATCAGCCGCGCGCTCATCGAGCAGATCGGCGACCATCTGAATCCCGGCGGCGTCGCGCAGATCCTCGCCAACTGGGTGGTCCGCGACGTGGACGCGTGGGACGAGCGGGTCCGCGAGTGGGTCGAGGCGACGGGGCTCGACGCGTGGGTGGTGCAGCGCGAGCTCGCCGACCCGATCAGCTACGTCTCGCTCTGGGTCTCGGATGCGGGGGAGTCGGTGGTCGACGCCGCCGAGCGCGGCGCCCGCTGGCTCGACTGGTTCGAAGAGGAAGACATCGTCGCCATCGGCATGGGGTCGATCACCTTCCGGAAGCCCGCCGAGCCGCGCCAGCCCGACGTCGTGATCGAGGAGATCACCGCGGCCGGCCAGGAGGTGACCGGCTTCGAGGCACAGGCGTTCTGGGCGCGACGCGACTTCCTCCGCGACAACTCCGACGCCGACCTCCTCGCCTCACGGCTCTCCACGTCCCCGGTGTTCCTGGAGACGCAGTCGCTGCCCGGTGACGACGGATGGCAGCAGGTGAGCGCGTCGGTCACCCGGCCGGGCGGCCCGGGCGCGGTGCTCGCCGTCGACGAGGTGCTGACCGCACTGTTCGCGGGCTGCCGCGGCGAGGTTCCGCTCGCCGCGCTGATCTCGCTCATCGCCGACTTCCACGGCGTCGAGGCGGATGCACTCGCGCAGGTGGCGATGCCGGCGATCCGCGAGGCGATCGGCCGCGGGATCCTGTATCGGGCTGATTAG
- a CDS encoding LysE family translocator: protein MLTAIASFTFASLLLVLLPGPDSLVVMRGLARDGRSGGIRTSLGVLAGLTVWIIAAVLGLSAILQMSEIGYEILKIVGGCYLVILGAQTLWSMWRMRSASPTGGTVAMSAPGGRRAGFFTGFLTDILNPKIGIMFITLLPGFVPAGYSAAWTTLGFGLIYLALTFVYFAALVLAAEKIGKWMQTPRIRRGIDLVAGFALVGFGIRLATE, encoded by the coding sequence GTGCTGACGGCCATCGCTTCCTTCACCTTCGCGTCGCTCCTCCTGGTGCTGCTGCCCGGGCCCGACTCCCTCGTCGTGATGCGCGGGTTGGCACGCGACGGTCGCTCCGGCGGCATCCGCACCTCGCTCGGCGTCCTGGCCGGTCTGACCGTCTGGATCATCGCCGCGGTGCTCGGCCTCTCGGCGATTCTGCAGATGAGCGAGATCGGCTACGAGATCCTGAAGATCGTCGGCGGCTGCTACCTGGTGATCCTCGGCGCCCAGACGCTGTGGTCGATGTGGCGGATGCGCTCCGCCTCGCCGACCGGCGGGACCGTCGCGATGTCCGCTCCCGGCGGTCGTCGTGCGGGATTCTTCACCGGGTTCCTCACCGACATCCTGAACCCGAAGATCGGGATCATGTTCATCACGCTGCTCCCCGGCTTCGTGCCAGCCGGCTACTCCGCGGCCTGGACCACGCTGGGCTTCGGCCTCATCTACCTCGCGTTGACCTTCGTGTACTTCGCCGCGCTGGTGCTGGCCGCGGAGAAGATCGGGAAGTGGATGCAGACTCCGCGGATCCGCCGAGGCATCGACCTGGTCGCAGGCTTCGCGCTCGTCGGCTTCGGGATCCGCTTGGCGACGGAGTAG
- a CDS encoding trans-sulfuration enzyme family protein has translation MSGSDNPTNRPDKKVPGSIGERTLSVHGGNHADGEGEAIRVPIIMANSYHLPKDPSTMDWSNPEHLTYTRNTGINQIALQDKLCALEHGEDAVALATGVAALHAVFFGHVSVGDHVLVSDTTYEATYKLWTSLLPRKYGIEATFVDITDLDAVVAAIRPNTKLIATEVVANPTTKVADIAALAAIADARGIVLMVDSTFTPPPLYRPLDDGAGLVVHSLTKYINGHGDAMGGAVIGRADLVDPIRSEAMVDVGGVISPFNAWLIMRGSVTLPLRLRQHQETALELARFLEADDRVAYVAYPGLESHPQHEVAKRQFGDPGRGIGGYGAIMAFALKGDPATQSRFVNDLKIITSAVSVGHDESLIVHVGTTGPRVAAYPEGFKKYGHLRFSVGLEDVDDLKADLAAALDTACSVS, from the coding sequence GTGAGCGGCAGCGACAACCCGACGAACAGGCCGGACAAGAAGGTTCCCGGATCCATCGGTGAGCGGACGCTGAGCGTCCACGGCGGCAATCACGCCGACGGTGAAGGCGAGGCCATTCGCGTCCCGATCATCATGGCGAACTCGTATCACCTGCCCAAGGATCCGTCGACCATGGACTGGTCGAATCCCGAGCACCTGACGTACACCCGCAACACCGGCATCAATCAGATCGCTCTGCAGGACAAGCTGTGCGCCCTGGAGCACGGAGAGGACGCGGTCGCCCTCGCCACCGGCGTCGCGGCGCTGCACGCGGTCTTCTTCGGTCACGTGAGCGTCGGCGACCACGTGCTCGTCTCGGACACCACCTACGAGGCCACCTACAAGCTGTGGACGTCGCTGCTCCCCCGCAAGTACGGCATCGAGGCGACCTTCGTCGACATCACCGACCTCGACGCCGTCGTCGCCGCGATCCGTCCCAACACCAAGCTGATCGCGACCGAGGTGGTCGCGAACCCGACGACCAAGGTCGCCGACATCGCCGCGCTGGCCGCGATCGCCGACGCCCGCGGCATCGTCCTCATGGTCGACTCCACCTTCACCCCGCCGCCGCTGTACCGTCCGCTGGACGACGGCGCCGGCCTCGTCGTGCATTCGCTGACCAAGTACATCAACGGCCACGGCGACGCGATGGGCGGCGCCGTGATCGGTCGCGCCGATCTCGTCGACCCGATCCGTTCGGAGGCCATGGTCGACGTCGGCGGCGTGATCTCCCCGTTCAACGCCTGGCTCATCATGCGCGGCTCGGTGACGCTGCCCCTGCGTCTGCGTCAGCACCAGGAGACCGCACTGGAGCTGGCCCGCTTCCTGGAGGCGGACGACCGCGTCGCCTATGTGGCCTACCCGGGCCTCGAGAGCCACCCGCAGCACGAGGTCGCCAAGCGGCAGTTCGGCGATCCCGGCCGCGGCATCGGCGGGTACGGCGCCATCATGGCGTTCGCACTCAAGGGCGATCCGGCCACGCAGAGCCGGTTCGTCAACGACTTGAAGATCATCACCTCGGCGGTCTCCGTCGGACACGACGAGTCACTGATCGTCCACGTCGGCACCACCGGTCCCCGCGTCGCCGCATACCCGGAGGGCTTCAAGAAGTACGGCCATCTCCGCTTCTCGGTCGGACTCGAGGACGTCGACGATCTGAAGGCCGATCTGGCCGCTGCCCTGGACACCGCCTGCTCCGTGAGCTGA
- the opgC gene encoding OpgC domain-containing protein, protein MTTTSQSPSVSPTDDGAPTSRPVRRRRPSGRDLAIDATRGLAIWSMISLHFADGTVAAVPTHAYPYVDGMSAFVLLSGLVLGIVYQRWVVKFGLGYALRRLAKRLVTLYVCQLAISLIAVAAAQAVAPREFRALTQLPPHPSLGTLLEWAATMRYLPSGGNILVLYLLLMASALVVVPLLANRLWPVVLGGSLVVYAATMIWPTGTTGTSVLTITSFPGGPPIQNWAAWQILFVPAIVIGWRWDAWRLPELIDRWLVPLLVVTMIVGLTVEDAVMSEDLRPHLVLLVDKVDLGPVRAVLSFLVVTCVYGVFRSALRWMRRDLLRPLVATGARSLDSYVLQAVCLLAIPILIVDRPWKPAPAVLIALAVFAACWVWAECRARWGVDKLHRAPMLLATSVRKAWAARQARNGERSSERQRQPDEQAGQEGSRIHR, encoded by the coding sequence GTGACGACCACTTCGCAGTCACCCTCCGTCTCACCGACCGACGACGGCGCACCGACATCACGTCCGGTGCGCCGTCGTCGGCCTTCCGGCCGCGATCTGGCGATCGATGCGACACGCGGTCTCGCGATCTGGAGCATGATCAGCCTCCACTTCGCCGACGGAACGGTCGCCGCGGTTCCCACCCACGCCTACCCCTACGTCGACGGCATGAGCGCCTTCGTCCTGCTGTCGGGCCTGGTACTCGGCATCGTCTACCAGCGATGGGTCGTGAAGTTCGGCCTGGGGTACGCGTTGCGGCGGCTCGCGAAACGTTTGGTGACGCTGTACGTGTGCCAGCTCGCCATCTCGTTGATCGCGGTCGCCGCGGCACAGGCGGTGGCGCCGCGGGAGTTCCGTGCACTGACGCAGCTTCCGCCCCACCCGAGCCTCGGCACCCTGCTCGAGTGGGCGGCGACCATGCGCTACCTGCCCAGCGGCGGGAACATCCTGGTGCTGTATCTGCTGTTGATGGCGTCGGCGCTGGTCGTGGTGCCGTTGCTCGCGAACCGCCTGTGGCCCGTCGTCCTGGGCGGATCGCTGGTGGTCTACGCGGCGACGATGATCTGGCCGACGGGAACCACCGGAACCAGCGTCCTGACGATCACGTCGTTCCCGGGCGGTCCGCCGATCCAGAACTGGGCGGCGTGGCAGATCCTGTTCGTCCCTGCGATCGTCATCGGCTGGCGGTGGGACGCCTGGCGACTACCCGAACTGATCGACCGATGGCTCGTGCCCCTGCTGGTCGTCACCATGATCGTCGGCCTGACCGTCGAAGACGCCGTGATGAGCGAGGACCTCCGCCCGCACCTGGTGCTGTTGGTCGACAAGGTGGATCTGGGGCCGGTGCGAGCCGTCCTGTCGTTCCTCGTGGTGACCTGCGTGTACGGCGTCTTCCGCTCCGCCTTACGCTGGATGCGTCGCGATCTGCTGCGTCCGCTGGTGGCCACCGGTGCCCGCAGTCTCGACTCCTACGTGCTGCAGGCCGTGTGTCTGCTCGCGATCCCGATCCTCATCGTGGACCGACCGTGGAAGCCGGCGCCGGCCGTCCTCATCGCGCTGGCAGTGTTCGCGGCGTGCTGGGTGTGGGCCGAGTGCCGCGCCCGGTGGGGCGTCGACAAACTGCATCGCGCGCCGATGCTGCTGGCGACGTCCGTCAGGAAGGCGTGGGCGGCGAGGCAGGCCCGGAACGGAGAGCGATCAAGTGAGCGGCAGCGACAACCCGACGAACAGGCCGGACAAGAAGGTTCCCGGATCCATCGGTGA